In a single window of the Vicugna pacos chromosome 8, VicPac4, whole genome shotgun sequence genome:
- the DACT2 gene encoding dapper homolog 2: MWAPGGPPGPAGWDRRRVGARLRAALAGLHELQGLRARQQARVRGALAMQPPPGPAAPRGPRAHELRLEAALAALQEQLSRLRRQDVGLKTHLDQLDQQISELQLDVRRSSSEAPDSDSRPSSGFYELSDGGSCSLSTSCTSVCSDRLSSSLGTLLPATAKAGPSTGDCRPRSADETTVCGVPLPTWGPQASEEGESRPRPVSTGDLERALPAEVRLQKASAHPKATSLLCHGVDPKFQRDLVSKGGREVYPYPSPLHAVALQSPLFALTKETLQSHSPLPPGQPPPGPAGPSSVRAALGPDAGPAGAYIDKLLRLRGRGPAPRGSVTERGLPRRAASPSLPELGGQRADSEGGLEKLAWAPGGAEGGGLVQRGDAGGDSLPQPGPAPLVDTLHSSSLPDKGPQPSREEAGAGSPSMGCGQAPSPRSRAQQLAPDGWTGRGRSPCGRAGGNSVPLAPGHCAHPHFVASRPSPTGQKTPPPKTKPVKVRRGTSDRAGRFGGQPLQWGAFPAPRPPPASGGGLRRPTLARGAPGRSCSESSLYPVSFFVPLLVARREGHRASTQALFPLEAAPLVAAGGEPRRKQHRWRSSAEISARPCLDPSPGPHGPAVRRGGGPQPVCARARPQLPRQDAQARSESGGSEPASPFHSTIAETSEDEASDHTANRFGDAESGSSDSEGCVQGGGRGPAWAGAAPQPPPRAPAGSRPPLPPVPRLCRIKASKALKKRIRRFQPAALKVMTLV, translated from the exons ATGTGGGCGCCGGGCGGGCCGCCGGGGCCCGCGGGCTGGGACCGCCGCAGGGTGGGCGCCCGGCTGCGCGCGGCGCTCGCGGGGCTGCACGAGCTGCAGGGGCTGCGCGCCCGGCAGCAGGCGCGCGTGCGGGGCGCCCTGGCCATGCAGCCCCCGCCCGGGCCCGCcgccccccgcggcccccgcgccCACGAGCTGCGGCTGGAGGCGGCGCTGGCGGCGCTGCAGGAGCAGCTG AGCCGCTTAAGGCGCCAGGACGTCGGCCTGAAAACCCACCTGGACCAGCTGGACCAGCAGATCAGCGAGCTGCAGCTGGACGTGCGCAGAAGCTCCAGCGAGGCCCCCGACAGCGACAGCAGGCCCAGCTCGG GCTTCTACGAGCTGAGCGACGGCGGCTCCTGCTCCCTGTCCACCTCCTGCACGTCCGTGTGCAGTGACCGCCTGTCCTCTTCCCTGGGCACGCTGCTGCCCGCCACCGCCAAGGCCGGGCCCAGCACCGGGGACTGCCGGCCCCGGTCAGCAGACGAGACCACCGTGTGTGGGGTCCCCCTGCCTACGTGGGGACCCCAGGCCAGCGAGGAGGGCGAGTCCCGGCCCAGGCCGGTGTCTACAG GTGATCTTGAGAGAGCCCTGCCGGCTGAGGTGAGGCTCCAGAAAGCCAGTGCGCACCCCAAGGCCACTTCCCTCCTCTGCCACGGCGTAGACCCCAAGTTCCAGCGTGACCTGGTGTCCAAGGGGGGCAGGGAGGTGTACCCATACCCCAGCCCCCTGCACGCTGTGGCTTTGCAGAGCCCCCTCTTTGCTCTGACCAAGGAGACATTGCAGAGCCACAGCCCCTTGCCCCCAGGCCAGCCCCCTCCCGGCCCTGCGGGTCCGAGCTCCGTTCGGGCTGCTCTGGGCCCGGATGCTGGCCCGGCCGGAGCCTATATAGACAAGCTGCTGCGACTGCGGGGCCGGGGACCAGCCCCGAGGGGCAGCGTGACTGAGCGGGGCCTCCCAAGACGGGCGGCGTCCCCCTCCCTGCCGGAGCTCGGTGGCCAGAGGGCAGATAGTGAGGGTGGCCTGGAGAAGCTGGCCTGGGCCCCAGGAGGGGCAGAAGGGGGAGGGCTGGTGCAGAGGGGGGACGCCGGTGGGGACAGCCTCCCGCAGCCGGGCCCTGCGCCCCTTGTGGACACCCTGCACTCCAGCAGCCTTCCAGATAAGGGACCCCAACCCTCACGGGAGGAGGCTGGTGCAGGCTCCCCCTCAATGGGGTGCGGCCAAGCCCCCTCTCCCCGCTCCCGGGCCCAGCAGCTGGCACCCGACGGCTGGACGGGTAGAGGCAGGTCCCCGTGTGGGAGGGCAGGGGGGAACAGTGTCCCTCTGGCCCCCGGACACTGTGCCCACCCCCACTTTGTTGCCAGCAGACCTTCCCCGACAGGGCAGAAAACGCCACCCCCCAAGACAAAGCCTGTGAAGGTCAGGAGGGGCACCAGTGACAGGGCGGGAAGGTTTGGGGGGCAGCCCCTCCAGTGGGGTGCCTTCCCAGCCCCCCGGCCTCCTCCTGCATCAGGGGGTGGTCTCAGGAGGCCCACCCTGGCCAGGGGGGCGCCCGGCCGGTCCTGCTCAGAGTCCAGCCTCTACCCCGTGTCCTTCTTCGTCCCCCTGCTGGTGGCCCGACGGGAGGGTCACCGGGCGTCAACCCAGGCCTTGTTCCCCCTGGAGGCAGCCCCCCTGGTGGCGGCCGGCGGGGAGCCCAGGAGAAAGCAGCACAGGTGGCGGTCCTCCGCGGAGATCTCGGCCCGACCCTGCCTGGACCCCAGCCCCGGGCCCCACGGGCCGGCAGTGAGGAGAGGGGGTGGCCCGCAGCCTGTGTGCGCCAGGGCCAGGCCCCAGCTGCCCCGCCAGGACGCCCAGGCCAGGAGCGAGTCGGGGGGCTCGGAGCCCGCCTCCCCCTTCCACTCCACCATCGCGGAGACCAGCGAGGACGAGGCCAGCGACCACACCGCCAACCGCTTCGGGGACGCGGAGTCCGGCAGCAGCGACTCGGAGGGCTGCGTgcagggcggggggaggggccCGGCCTGGGCTGGGGCGGCTCCCCAGCCGCCCCCACGGGCCCCGGCTGGCTCCAGACCCCCCCTGCCCCCGGTGCCCAGGCTCTGCCGCATCAAGGCCTCCAAGGCCCTGAAGAAGAGGATCCGCAGGTTCCAGCCGGCCGCCCTGAAGGTCATGACCTTGGTGTGA